A stretch of the Lolium perenne isolate Kyuss_39 chromosome 3, Kyuss_2.0, whole genome shotgun sequence genome encodes the following:
- the LOC127339412 gene encoding aspartic proteinase CDR1-like: MATARTCRSPLLAVVVLISQLCGCTAYVGVDGFSLEFIHRDSVKSPYHDPALTAHDRVLAAVRRSTARATALARSYAGGEGAVSEVVSRPFEYLMAVNVGTPPTRILAMADTGSDLVWFQCEPRAAAARAAPPSAVFNPSSSSTFGRMGCNSGACHALYGTSCDASSNCQYLRSYGDGSKTSGLLSTETFTFESIPGGCPGCRSHPYVLVPNVSFGCSTSTNGTFVVDAMVGLGAGNSSLIGQLGAHTSLGRRFSYCLVPYTVKNASSALNFGDRATVTEPGAATTALVRSDFEAYYTVLLESVRIGNASFKHLSRVIVDSGTPLTFLDKALVDPMVQELTRRIGTGFPKVPSPQEPLQLCYDVGGPARQYSFSKSVPDVTLYLAVFGVAVTLKAENTFVEAQEGIMCLAVAPVTEKHPLSILGNIAQQNMHVGYNLDKRTVTFAPADCASSYKSLLPVHG, translated from the coding sequence CCCTGCTGGCTGTCGTCGTCCTGATTTCGCAGCTCTGCGGGTGCACGGCGTACGTTGGCGTCGACGGATTTAGCCTCGAGTTCATCCACCGGGACTCCGTCAAGTCTCCGTACCACGACCCGGCGCTCACCGCACACGACCGCGTGCTCGCTGCCGTCCGGCGGTCCACGGCACGCGCCACGGCTCTCGCGCGCTCCTACGCAGGCGGCGAAGGCGCTGTGTCCGAGGTCGTCTCGAGGCCATTCGAGTACCTAATGGCCGTCAACGTCGGTACGCCGCCAACCCGGATACTCGCCATGGCCGACACCGGCAGCGACCTCGTCTGGTTCCAATGCGAACCTCGGGCAGCAgccgccagggccgcgccgccgagCGCCGTCTTCAACCCGTCCTCCTCGTCGACGTTCGGCCGCATGGGCTGCAACTCCGGCGCCTGCCACGCACTCTATGGCACTTCCTGCGACGCCAGCTCCAACTGCCAGTACCTCCGGTCATACGGCGACGGCTCCAAGACGAGCGGCCTCCTCTCCACCGAGACCTTCACCTTCGAAAGCATTCCAGGCGGCTGCCCGGGGTGCCGCAGCCATCCGTACGTGCTGGTGCCGAATGTCAGCTTCGGCTGCTCCACGTCAACGAACGGCACGTTCGTCGTGGACGCCATGGTCGGCCTCGGCGCCGGAAACAGCTCCCTCATCGGCCAGCTTGGCGCCCACACATCCCTAGGCCGCAGGTTCTCCTACTGCTTGGTCCCCTACACCGTGAAGAACGCCTCGTCGGCGCTCAACTTCGGCGACCGTGCCACCGTGACGGAGCCGGGCGCGGCCACCACGGCGCTGGTCCGGTCGGACTTCGAAGCGTACTACACCGTCTTGCTCGAGTCCGTGAGGATCGGGAACGCCTCCTTTAAGCACCTTTCCCGCGTCATCGtcgattccggcacgccgctgacgTTCCTCGACAAGGCGCTTGTGGACCCGATGGTGCAGGAGCTCACCCGGCGGATCGGGACCGGTTTCCCGAAGGTGCCGTCGCCACAGGAGCCGCTGCAGCTGTGCTACGACGTGGGCGGGCCGGCTCGTCAGTATTCGTTCAGCAAGAGCGTCCCGGACGTGACGCTGTACCTGGCCGTCTTCGGCGTGGCAGTGACGCTGAAGGCTGAGAACACGTTCGTGGAGGCGCAGGAAGGGATCATGTGCTTAGCGGTGgcgccggtgacggagaagcatcCGCTGTCCATCCTCGGGAACATCGCGCAGCAGAACATGCACGTCGGCTACAACCTCGACAAGCGCACCGTCACCTTCGCCCCTGCCGACTGCGCCAGCTCCTACAAGTCCTTATTACCTGTGCACGGCTGA